The segment AGGCACGAATTGCAAATGTAGTACTTGAATGCACCATAATAGCATTTTGCATCATAAGGTCTGCAAGTTGATTTGGTTCTAAACCAAAATATACTTTCAGCTCTTCCACCTTTTGCCACAACTATGCCATTTGATGGTAAGGGGTTAAGTTGTATTCAGATCTGGGTTTTTCATTTTCCATTCAAAGACTACACTAACTGCACTCTTAGTTTACTAGGAGTATATCTTGAGTACTTATTATTGAACTTGTAAATTCCCACAAACCTCTCATTTCCTTCCTTTGATATAATACAGCTTTTCTTGTGTGATATTGACTTGTTTTTGTCAGAAGAGAAATCTTGTTTAAAGTATTGCTAGTTTGACAAACATACAAATGACTCTTACCACATTCAAGAAAACCTGCTGTACTCTACACGCAGGTGATATATTTTAATCTCTAACTTTTGGCTATTTTGCACTGCTGTTTCATGGAAGAGGGCTTTCCTTGCTATTTACggattacctttttaaaaaaaaactcttcaGCATCATTGTAGTGAAAATAGTAGGAACCAGATAGACATGTGGCACATACCTTACCTTCACTAAAAGAAAACTAAGGGTAACAACTGAAACAAGTTCCTTGAATACATATGTCCCTGAAACTTTACCGGTAATCTCTTTAAACAGTACACAAGCATTAACTAATGGAAGTACTTTATTTCCCCTTCTAGATTCTGTTTACTTCTGGCAAATAGCTGCAACCCAAAGATGGCTGCAAATAAGCCCAAAGGTCAGAATTCTTTGGCTTTACACAAAGTAATCATGGTGGGAAGTGGTGGCGTAGGAAAATCTGCTTTAACACTGCAGTTCATGTATGATGAGGTAAGAATCCAACtttacaataaaaatgttttgcatcCTACTTAATTTTCAGAAAGAAATGATGAAATGGCTGAGTAGCATTAAGCTCATTGGTATGATCATTTTAAAACTAGTTCTTGAGTTCTAAATAAACTAGCTTGAAGAATTGAAAGGTTTATTATGTGACTTACCTATTAAATTGAATATAAATGTCTGGGATTTCTTGAACTCACACTTTCACTTGATTTATAATCTCAAAGGGCAGTAGATCAACTATTGTGCATTCTAATGACCTCCTTAGAACCCTGCAAATCTGCGTATATGTGTGGATGCATattttgtatccgcacagggctctaAACAAGCTTTTTCAAGGAGACTTGGTTCAGAAGGGATCTGCACCCTATTGGGGGGGGTGCTGCTCAACCTCTTCTTTGAGAGAGGCTTGAAATAGGATTCCTGTTTTCCCTTACCACTTGTCAATGCAAAATACTACCATTGATTGGCTAAGTAGTCTTGGGGTACTTCTATAGTGTGCACCATTGGTGGCAGTGTAGGGTATGCATAGCTATACTCTACAGTGAAAAGCTAGCTGCATCCACagtgcagtgtgtagctacatttGTTAGGGAAAGGCTTGGGAGGCAaggggacactacactgctaaagaTAGCTCTGTAGACAGGGGCAGCGCTGCTTGAGCATATAGAAAGCCATGTAGAGTACATACCCAAGGATTCTGGCATCTGTTCATTGCTTAAGCAGTGCCTCATGGTCTATATTGCTTTTTATATACATGCTAAAGTGCAGTGTATGTATTCTAAATGCCACCATAAGGAgtgtacagtgtagacatacccttaagtgACTTTAGAGTACTTGCAAGAAACAAACCAATGTTCTAACTGTGTTCAAAATCAGCTTGACATTCTGACATTACCCAAGACAACGCAAGTATGCTGCTGATGCTCTAAAATCCTATAGAAACTGAGACAAGAGGCCCTAAATTGTGTAAATTTTATTTTTGGGTAATAGCAGGAAGTGAGAACCTCTGGTGCCCGTACAGCTCACAAGAGCATCTTATTTTGCTGGCATGAGATGGGCTTGACTTAATTTTGTCAAGTCTTCGTATGACTATAATATAGGTACTCTTATGGCCTGAATAAATGAGCTATGTAGTTACTGACCCAGAAAAAGTATATCATCTTGTATTTACATTAAAAATCCAGATGGAGATGTTTGTGTATTTTCAGCATTTATTTGGGAATATTTAATATGGTTTTATcctatattcttttttttttccagtttgtggaAGACTATGAACCTACCAAAGCAGACAGCTACAGAAAAAAGGTAGTTCTGGATGGGGAAGAGGTCCAAATAGACATATTGGATACAGCAGGCCAGGAGGACTATGCTGCAATTAGAGACAACTATTTCCGAAGTGGAGAGGGATTTCTGTGTGTCTTCTCTATCACAGAGCTGGAATCTTTTGCAGCTACAGCAGACTTCAGGTAAACTGATGGGGAAATTacacatttaaatatattttagtgAGTTCATAAAATAAGGTCTTGATCACCTGTCAGATTCCTCTTGTACAATAACTTTTTTATTGTAGTCTTTTGCTGTTTCATAGCTATGAAAGTTTGTAGAGATGTCAGACAATACACAGGGTGCAGTCTAAAGACTTAGAGCAGCCATGTGTGTTTTTCCTCTGCCGATCAGGTAATTTTGGCACAATGTCTTTAAGATGCTACAAAACAAAGATTTAGTAGTACTGTCAGAGCAGGTACTTGGCAGGGTTCAAAAGACTGCCTACCTATGTAATTCAGTGGCTTTTTGGCACCTGAACTGACTTGTAAACAGGCGCACTACCATCCAAACTGATGGGCCTGACCATAGTTACTGGTAGCAGTAAGTGCCAGACTGTCTTGTAGGCTGCACAGCAGCTGTGCAGTTTGGATCCCAAACTTCATATGTCCCAGGACTGTTAGTTTACTCTCTGCTTGTTCTACCCATTGTAGTTCTATAccatgtttgttttttggttctcTTCTCTGTTTAACCTGTCAAGTACCAACAGGAGCAAACAGCAGCCAGATGTGCAATCACTCGCCTCTATGTGCTAGAATATATGTAGTGCAAAAGGTCACCTACTTAGTTTCTGTATGAAAACTGAGTATCCCGGAGAGCAGCATGTGGCAGGATTTATCCTCCAAATTCCTGGGCTCTGGCTAGCAAGCTTTCCATATGTAAAGAGTTGGTACTATTGGCTCTAACAATAGTTGCTGTTGGCAACATTACACAGCACTTCACAACCACCTTGTGAGGGTGGTTATTGATGTCTCTATTGATGTCCATGGTTGGATGAACAATATTCTAAGGATACTGAGATTACATAATAATAAAAGCATTTGAGTTGTTATAAATAAGTAGAAGGTACTGAAGTATAGTtgttgatgcaatcttgtttaatCCTGTGGGCCCCAACATTTGGTGCTGCGAAGTATAAACAGTTGAGTTAAacatttgccttctgtttttggAAATAAAGTGCCATCAAAAACCACTAAGTAGACATTCCATTTTAACCAGCTTcctcaaaataaacaaaacaaattcccCAATGCAATCTAGCAAGGCCAGGCCATGAAAAGGCGTAAATAGCTCTTCATagctattttgttttctcttggaAGAGTGTCAAAATTCCAGGGGAAACTAAAGTAAGTCTCATGGGGAGACAGCCCACAAGGTTACAAACTGGTAATAGGGCAGAAGAAAATGCAAGGCACAAGCAGTCAATCTTTTGAAGCATCCTCTTTAAGTGAGGGGAAATGATCTGACTAGGAGTCTTTTTGGGTTGAGGATGAAACTAATGGATGATACTATTGCTAAAACAGTAATTAAGATGCTAAATATTAAAATTCTGCCCTAAAAGTCAAGAAAATACCTTCCTCTTCAGTTGTGCATATCACCATCCACTCAGTCTGAAAGGATGTGAATAAGCTGCATGAGGAATGTCCAGGCTAAAGCAATTTTAAAGAACAAGAAGCTTTCTTCAGTTCAGGATATGGCAGATAACACTACAACTTCAAGGCAGTTGCAGCAACATATTACAAATCTAAAGTTACTCTGTCAGAAGGGattcactccctcccctcccttcccgccCAAAAAAGACCATGCAGACAGAAAAACGGAGTCTTGTAATTTATGCAAATAGCATTAGGCTTCAGCAGTAGCTGCAGAAAACAAGTTCCTTACTACATGCTCGAACAGTGGTTCTCACTTTTTTCCGCAAACCAAttaaattgctgagggtctcagcggattaatgatctttccaaatattgtttgtactgttagagaactcttgtaaagcactttggataaaagcctTATACAGAAAACTTaatctttttttgttctacaaataaaaagcACACATCTCCTATTTTAATaccagtagtcttacctttctaatgcgatggatgtgccctctgtcccccaccatggcagccctcgagctggggctgggaaaagttgtctttctctggctgccgcagccctgtATGTTCCAAATTCCACCccatcccctcttctcaccccactgtcccctcccacctgccccctatTCCATctaaggccaccacctcaccttacatgtgtgtcttcttcagggtccaggcacctaccctgtttccccgaaaataagacatcctccgaaaataaggcctacttacagttttgcctctcgttgtaatataaggcatccccccgataataagacctccccgataataaggcatccacagataataaggcatttttcatttctgaaaaataagacatcccctgaaaataagacctagcgcatctttgggagcaaaaattaatataagacactgtcttattttcggggaaacagggtaattagtggagccacgcctgtgcagctccattaattaggtgggtggcccttcattctctcgtgtgcggcCACCCatgcgcgcaccttagagggaactatccacaaacCACCTGAACAGAGCttgtggaccactggtggtctgcagaccatagtttgagaacctctgctctagaacTACTTCAGCTTGGTCTAATGAAACAAGAACCTGTTGCATCCCTATTTAGAATAAGAGTCCCCTCTTTTCATTAATCTGACACTAAATATACCTAAATTTTCCAGAACCCAGCTACAAATCTGGATAAGGCAACTCATTTTGTTGAAAGTAACTTATTTTAGAAGTGTTGAAGAAGCAAAAGCAATATAAATATATGCCTTTTATGTACCATATGAAACTTATATTAATTTAAGAATGCTCTTAGGCCTGCAGCACAATAAGAAACACTAAGTATGGGTGATGGGTTACATCAGTAGTAGTAATAGTGAAATGATAACTTTAGTATTAAATAGGCACTAGTAATTTATAGGTGCTCAGTTAAACTGGCAAGTCAAAGGTCAAAAACCTCTTTAAAGCATTTTAATGTTGTGAAAAGTGTCTGAAGCACTCAAGGGGAGCAGCAGAACTAGGTTGCCTATgtgttgtggtagtgcctaggggcccagtgtgctaggcactatacagatCATAAATGGTCTCTGGCTCAGCTTCCAGTCTGAGTTTAAGACGAGAGATGAGGAACAGGGTAACAGTTACACAGTAGGTGCCTACTAGACCGGTCTTCATGGGTCAAAACAAAATGAGTATTGGAAATCAGAATATATTaaggaaaactttttttaaaggtgGTGTGGAATGGAGGAGGGGATATGGATGTGTCCCTTCTTGCTGCTTTTGATGAGGCATGAATGGTTTTAAACTACTTTAAAATTTCAGATGTCTGCTGTGCAAAATTTACTAGAACTAGTGAAATGACACATGTTGAGCTCTATAGAGGAAGAAATTTAGTCATCAAAACAGTGTTAGTCATGTTAAATCGATATTACACTAACTTCAGACAAAGAATGTTTATTAAAGATTCAAAACCACTACCCTTTCAGCTAAAGTGAATTTGCAATATACATGCGGAAACACCCAGCAGAAACAGAAAAGACCAGCCCCTGATGTTTCTGATATTTAGTTTGGGCATGGAGGGGAGGGGTTGCAGGGTAGAAAACTTAATCCTTTTCCGCTCTTCTGTAACACAAAGAGTAGTCTATGGGAAAAAATCTCTAGAGCAGGTTTCACATTTTAATATTTATGCTAAAAGAATACTACCATGCCATGTTTGGGAGCTGTCTATATCTGAGCTCCTGGGCATTCCTGATCAATCTGAGGGAATGCAATTGAGCAGAACACCAAGGAAGGACATTGTGACAGGAAGTTTGGAAACTTGATTGCTTTTTCTGTAAAACTGTGGTTGGTCAGGGCACAGAGCTCTAACAGGGTAGTTTCCCCATAATGTTAGCTTACCAGTTCAGTTCCCTTTTTGCAGAAGCTGTATACACTTGTGCTATACATGTGGGCTTTTAGTGGTTGCTAGCAGGTTCTCGTCTGCTTTTTGTTCTTCGCTCAATTGAGTGGAGTCTGTTGTAGCAACTGGTATGCCTTAGTTATTAAAGGGAATATCCAATTTATCTAACATGCATAATAAGTCTTTGCTTTGAGGCATAGTTGAatttcacactttaaaaaaaaaaattctgcttgatGTCTTCATCTGGAAACGTATTGTTTAGAACTGTCTGCTTTCAGAGAGGATTTGAGCAGGATGCTGGCATGGTCTGTTTCTTGTAGGTTAACTCTTTAAACAGCTCAAGTACATGATGAAATTACTAGAAGGTGGGGCACAGAACTGATTGAAAGATCTTTGTTCAGAGTTCTCAGTGGCTCTGAACTGGGAAGGCATATCTAGTGAGGTCCTGTGGGGGTTTGTCCTGGGTCAgatactattaaatattttcattaatgatttggccaatggagtggagagcactTATAAAacttgtggatgacaccaagcagggagggattgcaagcattttggagaaaagtattagaattcaaaaccaccttgacaaattgaagaTTTGGTCtgtaatcaacaagatgaaattcagtaaggacaagtGCCAAGTACCACACttgagaaggaaaaatcaaatgcccaacTACCCAAATGGGAATAACTGGCTACGTGGttcgtacacctctaccccgatataacactgtccgcgggagccaaaaaatcttaccgtgttataagtGAAACTGGgttctattgaacttgctttgatccattggagtgcacagccctgccccccggagcgctgctttactgcattctatccgaattcatgttctattgggccgcgttatattggggtagaggtgtactgctgAAAAGATTATAGTGGATCATGGTTTGAGTGAACAATGATGCAGTTGCACACTGCACACCCTCTAAACTTTCTAAAAGGAGTAAATGAGCATTCACTGTAACAAGGTAAAACTAAAAATGCTACCCTTTTGTGGACTTTTCTGGGAATAATACCTCTGTAGATTTTAatgttctttctttcctcctcctccagggagCAGATTTTAAGAGTAAAAGAAGATGAGAACGTTCCCTTTCTGCTAGTTGGTAATAAATCAGATTTGGAAGATAAAAGGCAAGTTTCTGTAGAGGAAGCAAAGAACAGAGCTGATCAGTGGAACGTTAACTATGTGGAAACTTCTGCTAAAACGCGAGCTAATGTTGACAAGGTAATGAcctttaaatacaaaacattaaaaatcaagGTTCTGTAAAAGCCCTAAATCTTTCTTAGATACTGCTTTCCATATCTACTTTTGTTTCATGAAAAGCTAAATTTAGCTTTTGTGAATAATTCTGGACCAACTGCTGTAGAGAACTGCATCTCCTTTAACCACTGAACAG is part of the Chrysemys picta bellii isolate R12L10 chromosome 2, ASM1138683v2, whole genome shotgun sequence genome and harbors:
- the RALA gene encoding ras-related protein Ral-A, whose protein sequence is MAANKPKGQNSLALHKVIMVGSGGVGKSALTLQFMYDEFVEDYEPTKADSYRKKVVLDGEEVQIDILDTAGQEDYAAIRDNYFRSGEGFLCVFSITELESFAATADFREQILRVKEDENVPFLLVGNKSDLEDKRQVSVEEAKNRADQWNVNYVETSAKTRANVDKVFFDLMREIRARKMEDSKEKNGKKKRKSLAKRIRERCCIL